The stretch of DNA AGCAGGCCGATTTCGATATCCTGTACGGCGGGGGCATATCCTGGGAAGGCGAAGTCATAGACTTGGGCGTGCTGCACAAAGTGGTGGAAAAATCCGGCGCTTGGTATAGCTACGGAGCGGACCGCATCGGCCAAGGCAAGGACAACGCTCGCGAGTTCTTGAAGGAGCATAAGGACATGGCCCTGGAAATCGAGGCCAAGATTCGCGCCGCCGCGGGAGTTTCCGGAGGTGGTGAAGCGCTGACCGCGGGCGCGGGGGAGGAGTAAATAAGCCTCAGGGCGCGGGTTCTGCGAATGCTGGCGCGGCGCGAATACTTTCGCGCGGAAATAGAACATAAGCTCCAGCAGACAGCCGGCGCCAGTCCAGAGGAATTGCGAGCGCTGCTCGACGAGTTCGAGGGCCAGGGCTGGTTGTCCGAGGGGCGCGCGGCGGAAGCGCTCATCACGGCGAAGAAAACGCGCTTCGGTGCCTCGCGTATCGCCGCGCTCCTGAAGGAAAATGGTGCTGGCGAGGATACCTTGGCGCGCTGCTCCGCCGAACTTCAAGGAAACGAGTTGGAGCGCGCGCGGGTGGTGTGGCGAAAACGGTTTCGCACCTTGCCGGCAAGCGTGGAAGAGCGCGCCAAGCAGAGCCGCTTTCTGGCGGGCCGGGGATTTAGCGGGGCCGTGATCGCGCGGGTGCTCCGGCAGGATAATGAACGAAACGATGAATTAGGCGAAACGTGATGGGCGCGGTGATGAACAGCAGTGAAATTCGAGAGCGGTTCCTGAAGTATTTCGAAGGCAAGGGTCACACCATCGTGGCGTCCAGCCCCTTGGTGCCGGGCAACGATCCAACCCTGCTTTTCACCAACGCCGGCATGGTGCAGTTCAAGGATGTGTTCCTGGGCCAGGACAAGCGCCCCTATGTACGCGCGACCACGTCGCAGCGCTGCTTGCGCGCCGGAGGCAAGCACAATGATTTGGAGAACGTGGGTTACACCGCGCGCCATCACACATTCTTCGAGATGCTGGGCAATTTCAGCTTTGGCGATTATTTCAAGCGCGATGCCATCCGCTACGCGTGGGAACTGGTGACGCAAGTCTACGGCTTGCCGAAGGAAAAACTCTGGACCACGGTCTACGCCGACGACGACGAAGCCTACAGCATCTGGACCCAGGACATCGGCGTGCCGAAGGAGCGCTGCGTGCGCATCGGCGACAAGGTAGGAAAGAAATTCGAGAGCGATAACTTCTGGGCCATGGGCGACACCGGGCCCTGCGGTCCGTGCTCGGAAATTTTCTACGATCATGGGCCGGAAGTGCCGGGCGGGCCGCCGGGATCCCCGGATGCCGATGGCGACCGTTACATCGAGATCTGGAACCTGGTGTTCATGCAGTTCAACCGCGATGAGAGCGGCACCATGCATCCCTTACCCAAGCCTTCGGTGGATACCGGCATGGGATTGGAACGCCTGGCCGCTGTGCTCCAGCACGTGCACAGCAATTACCAGATCGATCTTTTCCAAAATCTGGTCAAGGCGGCGGCCCGCGAAACTGGCGCCAAGGATTTGACTTCGCCGTCGCTTAACGTCATCGCCGATCATATCCGTGCTTGTTCGTTCCTGATATGCGATGGCGTGATTCCAGGTAATGAAGGGCGCAGTTATGTTCTGCGCCGCATCGCACGGCGCGCCATGCGGCACGGTTACAAGCTCGGCTGCAAACGACCTTTCTTCTTCAAGCTCGTGGCTGATTTGGCGCGAGAAATGGGAGCCGCCTATCCGGAGCTGGTGAAGCACCAGGCGCGCATCACCGCCACCTTGAAGCAGGAAGAAGAGCGCTTCGCCGAGACATTGGAAACCGGGATGGGAATACTGGACGCCGCCTTGAGTAAGAATGCGAAACGGCTGGATGGCGAGACGGCGTTCAAACTCTACGACACGTTCGGCTTTCCCATCGACCTCACGGCCGATATCGGACGCGAGCGCGGATTTGAAACCGACATGGACGGGTTCAACGCGGCCATGAGCGCGCAACAAGTGCGCTCGCGCGCCGCCAGCAAGTTTTCCATGAAGGGCACGGTGGAATACCAAGGCGCGGCGACACGCTTCAAGGGCTATGAATCATTGTCCCATCCGGGAAAAGTTCTCGCGCTCTATCGCGATGGCGGCGCGGTTCAGACGCTTAACGCTGGAGACAGCGGCATCGTGGTGCTGGATTCGACACCCTTTTACGCGGAATCCGGCGGCCAGGTGGGCGATCGCGGCGTGCTCAAGACCGCCCTCGCGGTCTTTGAAGTGGCCGATACGCAGAAAATTCAGGCGGAAGTTTTCGGCCATCACGGCACGCTGGCCTCGGGCACGCTCAAGGTGGGCGACTCCGTTGACGCTGTGGTGAATGAAGAACTGCGCGCGTGCACGATGCGCCATCATTCCGTGACGCACTTGATGCACAAGGCCTTGCGCCAAGTGCTGGGTTCCCACGTCCAGCAGAAGGGTTCTCTGGTGGATGAGGACAAGACGCGCTTCGACTTCAGCCACAACTCGCCCATGACGTCGAAGGAAATCCGGGAGGTCGAGGAGTTGGTGAACGCGGAGATCCTGCGCAACGCCGCGACCCAGGCGCGCGTCATGAATTTCGACGATGCGGTGAAGCACGGCGCCATGGCCTTGTTCGGCGAGAAATATGGCGATGAAGTGCGCGTGCTGGACATCGGGACTTCCCGCGAGCTGTGCGGTGGTACCCATGTGGCGCGCACCGGCGACATCGGTTTCTTCAAGATCGTGTCCGAAGGCGGTATCGCCGCCGGGATACGCCGGGTGGAGGCGGTCGCCGGTTCCGTGGCCTTGAATTACGTTCAGACCATGGATGCGAGATTGGCTGGCGCCGCGGCGCTACTCAAAGCGCAACCCCAGGAGATCGACGTGAGAATCGATCAAGTGCTAGCTCAAGTGAAGTCTCTGGAAAAAGAACTGGAGCGCTTCAAATCGAAACTCGCCTCCTCTCAAGGCGACGATCTCGCGGATGAGGCGGTCGCCATCGGCCCGGCTCGCGTGCTGGCCGCTCGCATGGAGGGCGCCGATGCGAAGGCGCTGCGCGAAACCCTGGATAAGCTCAAGGACAAACTGAAGAGCGCCGTCGTCGTCCTGTCCTCCTCCGTGGACGGAAAAGTATCGCTCATCGCCGGTGTCACCAGCGACCTCACCGCCAAGGTGAAGGCAGGCGAACTGGTGAACTTCGTCGCCCAACAAGTCGGCGGCAAAGGCGGCGGCCGCCCCGACATGGCGCAGGCCGGCGGCACCGATCCAACGAAATTACCGCAAGCGCTGGCGAGCGTGGAGGGGTGGGTGAGGGAGAGGATTGGGTGAGGGGGCGTTTCAGGTGAATTTCCTGAACTTGTAGGGGAATCATTGGTCAAGTCTTCCGTTCGTGGTGAGCCTGTCGAACCATGAACGGAAGACCTCGTGATACCGGCGCATTGCCAGGATCGTCCTTCGATCGTTCGAAAGGCTCACGATCAGGGCGAACGTGATTAATCGGTGTTTTCTTGGTTCTCGGTGGCCGCGGCAATCGAAGACAGCGAGTGTCGTGGAAATCTTTGATATCCTGCGACCATGAAAACTGGCGACATGCTCCGAATGCTGCAAGAAGATGGTTGGTACCTAGTGGCCACCCGGGGAAGTCACCGGCAGTTCAAACATAATTCGAAGAAAGGCCGCGTTACCGTTCCAGGAAAACCCAGCGATGACCTCGCTCCAGGGACGCTGAATAGCATCTTGAAACAAGCTGGACTGAAGAGGTGAGATTTCCATGCGCTATGCCATTGTGATCGAGAAATCAGAATTCAATTACTCGGCTTACGTCCCCGATTTGCCGGGGTGCGTAGCTACTGGTTTGACGGCGGAAGAAGCGGAATCCCAGATTCGAGAGGCTATCGAATTTCACATCGATGGTCTTCGGGAAGATGGCCTACCCATTCCTCAAGCATCGAGCCGGGTTGAATACGTGGAGGTCGTGGCGTAGAGGACCGCTAGCTCAGACCATTCGGAGACACTCAACTAGGCTATCGCCGGTATCCTTGAAGCCATCCGCGAACTCATGGCTCCGCTCTAGAAGAACATCTGCCCCATCGAGTTCATCCACGGTAAAGAGAAGTGAGCCGCTAAAAAAGACAACGCCCGCGCGATGCGGGCGCGAGGGAGATCTTTCAGTTTAATCGCAAGATTCGAAGCCAGACCCTTTCCCCAAAACACAGCATCTCTCGAAGATGTACGACGCGGCGCATCCGCGAGCTAAGAAGGAGTGAGGGGATTGGGGTGAGGAGTGAGGAGTGAGGAGTGAGGAGTAAAACCTAACGGTTGGCTGCGTTACCGCCTAACTCCGATTGTGCTTGTATGGTCTTTTCCTGCCAAAACTTCATGTCCATGTCTTTGAACATGCGCGCGGCGGTGGAGAGGTGATCGTGCCGCCCTGGTATGGATCCGCAGGACAGCAGTCCCATCTCCAGCATGCACCGGGCTTCGAGCGGGCGCATTTCCAGCTCCCGCGCGAGGCGCAGGCTTTCGCGCAAAGCCTCTTGCGCATCCGTTGGCGCGTGCGCTGCGAGGACCATTCCCTCGGTGTAATGGACCCATGCCTCATGGCCCATCTCATCGGAATTCCGGGCGATCATTACGGCTTGGTGTGCGCTTTCGATGGCTTGCTCCGTTCTTCCTTCCCGTGCATAGACTCTCGCCAAGAGCGCATGCATGACAGGTTGCCAGACTGTGTCGCCTTGCAACGTGCTGGCCCGCAAGACCTCTTCCAGAAATGTGGGGATCTGTTCAGTGCGTCCAGTTAGCTCGTAAATGAATGATCGCGTAGCGGCTTCAACGGCAGACAGCATAATAGTGTCCGA from Betaproteobacteria bacterium encodes:
- a CDS encoding tetratricopeptide repeat protein yields the protein MRASTLQGDTVWQPVMHALLARVYAREGRTEQAIESAHQAVMIARNSDEMGHEAWVHYTEGMVLAAHAPTDAQEALRESLRLARELEMRPLEARCMLEMGLLSCGSIPGRHDHLSTAARMFKDMDMKFWQEKTIQAQSELGGNAANR
- a CDS encoding type II toxin-antitoxin system HicA family toxin; the encoded protein is MKTGDMLRMLQEDGWYLVATRGSHRQFKHNSKKGRVTVPGKPSDDLAPGTLNSILKQAGLKR
- a CDS encoding type II toxin-antitoxin system HicB family antitoxin; the protein is MRYAIVIEKSEFNYSAYVPDLPGCVATGLTAEEAESQIREAIEFHIDGLREDGLPIPQASSRVEYVEVVA
- the alaS gene encoding alanine--tRNA ligase; this encodes MNSSEIRERFLKYFEGKGHTIVASSPLVPGNDPTLLFTNAGMVQFKDVFLGQDKRPYVRATTSQRCLRAGGKHNDLENVGYTARHHTFFEMLGNFSFGDYFKRDAIRYAWELVTQVYGLPKEKLWTTVYADDDEAYSIWTQDIGVPKERCVRIGDKVGKKFESDNFWAMGDTGPCGPCSEIFYDHGPEVPGGPPGSPDADGDRYIEIWNLVFMQFNRDESGTMHPLPKPSVDTGMGLERLAAVLQHVHSNYQIDLFQNLVKAAARETGAKDLTSPSLNVIADHIRACSFLICDGVIPGNEGRSYVLRRIARRAMRHGYKLGCKRPFFFKLVADLAREMGAAYPELVKHQARITATLKQEEERFAETLETGMGILDAALSKNAKRLDGETAFKLYDTFGFPIDLTADIGRERGFETDMDGFNAAMSAQQVRSRAASKFSMKGTVEYQGAATRFKGYESLSHPGKVLALYRDGGAVQTLNAGDSGIVVLDSTPFYAESGGQVGDRGVLKTALAVFEVADTQKIQAEVFGHHGTLASGTLKVGDSVDAVVNEELRACTMRHHSVTHLMHKALRQVLGSHVQQKGSLVDEDKTRFDFSHNSPMTSKEIREVEELVNAEILRNAATQARVMNFDDAVKHGAMALFGEKYGDEVRVLDIGTSRELCGGTHVARTGDIGFFKIVSEGGIAAGIRRVEAVAGSVALNYVQTMDARLAGAAALLKAQPQEIDVRIDQVLAQVKSLEKELERFKSKLASSQGDDLADEAVAIGPARVLAARMEGADAKALRETLDKLKDKLKSAVVVLSSSVDGKVSLIAGVTSDLTAKVKAGELVNFVAQQVGGKGGGRPDMAQAGGTDPTKLPQALASVEGWVRERIG
- the recX gene encoding recombination regulator RecX, translating into MLARREYFRAEIEHKLQQTAGASPEELRALLDEFEGQGWLSEGRAAEALITAKKTRFGASRIAALLKENGAGEDTLARCSAELQGNELERARVVWRKRFRTLPASVEERAKQSRFLAGRGFSGAVIARVLRQDNERNDELGET